A genomic region of Methanosarcinales archaeon contains the following coding sequences:
- a CDS encoding UPF0182 family protein: MAPKNIKEILIVLIFFLILFIPALSRLALDFLWFESTGYADVFLVKYKTAIPLFFIFTMLSALILIIIFQSGKKTILQSGKEMVSLWESQYFTDPKKEYIDMIPKKDMSLALKAGQLPVYIVITIFSIMEGLVISGSWLIMLMYLKRTPFGETDPIFNNDIAFYVFQLPFYKVLLNYFLVILFLSLLLLAGLYATYNWKLLSRIPLNLRLVAAGFISILGIKTYLGRYNILYSETGVVYGAGYIDVAIKQYIPVIISLILVLSAIGLLFVWWRRDSGTLSDKKIILGMVVAIFLVSTLGGITAGLLQEFKVSPNELELEKPYIEDNIKMTNLAYDLDEVSVRPYPLTYNLSTDILDDPSITNARLWDYRPLRTIYQQKQAIRTYYGFNDVDIDRYSINGNKTQVWLSAREIYYELLPADTWLNKHVKFTHGIGVVMSPGNKIVDQGLPEMYVENIPPVSNIPSLVIDQPRIYYGEKTDTYIFTGTGREEFDYPSGNTNMVTNYSGTGGIKMGGVNEFISALTLGDWKIVTSSDISSNSKLHIYRNVVDRVRLITPYLLLDKDAYVVLNDDGQIYWILNAFVYTDEYPYSEPMWVGNTKINYIQDSVKAVVDAYDGTITYYLIEEDPILTTYSRIFPGVFKPIDQMPTGLQQHLRYSPDLFLIQSQIYTDYHMKIPEVFYNKEDKWQMSKEKYANSLINVEPYNVLLDLEGSTDFVMILPFTPSNKDNLIAWMAVNQDSPNYGEKIVFEFPKDKLIYGTAQIEALIDQDEFISKDLTLWSQGGSDVIRGNMLVIPIRGSLLYIEPLYISAASSSSIPELKKILVAYENKVVMADSLEEGILAVLGEDVAITAYEPGKEIKTLSESLDAIISHYNSAKGYLENGDLENYGREMKVVDTLLEDLEKSLQKEGT; encoded by the coding sequence ATGGCACCTAAAAATATCAAAGAAATACTAATAGTATTGATTTTTTTTCTAATTTTATTTATACCAGCCCTTTCAAGGTTGGCTCTTGATTTTCTATGGTTTGAATCCACTGGATATGCAGACGTATTCCTGGTAAAATACAAGACTGCAATTCCACTATTCTTCATATTCACAATGCTAAGTGCACTTATTTTAATCATCATATTTCAATCTGGAAAGAAGACTATTCTACAATCAGGCAAAGAAATGGTGTCCTTGTGGGAATCCCAGTATTTCACAGATCCTAAAAAAGAATACATTGACATGATCCCAAAAAAGGATATGTCCCTGGCTTTAAAGGCAGGTCAACTCCCTGTTTATATTGTTATCACCATTTTTTCGATAATGGAAGGACTTGTTATATCCGGATCATGGCTCATTATGCTTATGTATTTAAAACGAACTCCATTCGGTGAGACAGATCCCATATTTAACAATGATATTGCATTTTATGTGTTTCAACTGCCTTTTTACAAGGTGCTACTAAATTATTTCCTGGTAATCTTATTCTTAAGTTTACTGTTGCTTGCAGGATTATATGCAACTTACAACTGGAAGTTGCTTTCGAGAATTCCATTAAATCTAAGGCTTGTAGCGGCTGGATTTATATCTATCCTGGGCATAAAGACATATCTTGGACGCTACAATATCCTCTACAGTGAAACAGGTGTTGTATATGGTGCCGGTTATATTGATGTTGCAATAAAACAGTACATCCCTGTAATTATTTCATTAATCCTGGTTCTCTCTGCCATTGGATTGTTATTTGTCTGGTGGAGAAGGGATTCAGGCACATTATCAGATAAAAAAATTATTTTGGGTATGGTTGTTGCCATATTCCTGGTATCCACTCTTGGCGGGATAACTGCTGGCCTGCTGCAGGAATTCAAGGTATCACCCAATGAGCTGGAATTGGAGAAACCATATATTGAAGATAATATCAAAATGACCAACCTGGCCTATGATCTTGATGAGGTGAGTGTCCGGCCATATCCACTAACATATAATCTGTCTACTGATATTCTGGATGACCCTTCCATTACCAATGCCAGGTTATGGGATTATCGGCCCCTGCGGACCATATACCAGCAAAAACAGGCTATACGCACGTATTACGGGTTTAATGATGTGGATATTGACAGGTATTCTATTAACGGTAATAAGACCCAGGTCTGGTTATCAGCAAGGGAGATCTATTATGAACTGCTGCCAGCAGATACCTGGCTTAATAAACATGTAAAGTTCACTCATGGCATTGGAGTGGTTATGTCCCCAGGAAATAAGATCGTAGACCAGGGACTACCTGAGATGTATGTTGAGAACATCCCTCCTGTCAGCAATATTCCTTCACTTGTTATTGACCAGCCCAGGATATATTATGGCGAGAAGACTGATACATATATATTTACTGGAACGGGACGTGAGGAGTTCGATTACCCCAGCGGAAATACCAATATGGTCACCAACTATTCGGGAACAGGGGGGATTAAGATGGGAGGAGTTAACGAATTTATATCAGCCCTTACCCTGGGAGACTGGAAGATTGTCACTTCCTCTGATATTTCCTCTAACAGCAAGCTCCATATCTACCGAAATGTGGTAGATCGTGTAAGACTCATTACTCCGTATCTGCTGCTGGATAAAGATGCTTACGTAGTGTTAAATGATGACGGGCAAATTTACTGGATCCTCAATGCCTTTGTTTACACTGACGAGTATCCATATTCTGAGCCTATGTGGGTCGGAAATACGAAAATCAACTATATCCAGGATTCTGTCAAGGCTGTGGTCGATGCGTATGACGGTACCATCACTTATTATTTAATTGAAGAGGACCCCATCCTTACTACTTATTCCAGGATATTCCCTGGTGTGTTCAAACCTATTGACCAGATGCCCACTGGTCTTCAGCAGCATTTGCGATATTCACCCGACCTGTTCCTGATTCAATCTCAGATATATACTGATTATCACATGAAGATCCCTGAAGTGTTCTACAACAAGGAGGACAAATGGCAGATGTCAAAAGAGAAATATGCCAATTCACTGATTAATGTGGAGCCTTATAATGTACTGCTGGATCTGGAAGGATCAACTGATTTTGTAATGATACTACCATTTACTCCCAGCAACAAGGATAATTTGATCGCCTGGATGGCAGTGAACCAGGACTCTCCCAATTATGGTGAAAAGATCGTGTTCGAGTTCCCAAAAGATAAGCTGATATACGGAACTGCCCAGATCGAAGCATTGATCGACCAAGACGAGTTTATCTCAAAGGACCTCACACTCTGGAGCCAGGGTGGTTCTGATGTGATCCGCGGGAACATGCTTGTCATACCGATCAGGGGCTCGCTCCTTTATATAGAGCCACTGTACATTTCTGCTGCATCTTCATCCAGTATCCCTGAACTTAAAAAGATCCTTGTAGCATATGAAAACAAGGTGGTTATGGCGGATTCGCTGGAAGAGGGGATTTTAGCAGTGCTTGGAGAAGATGTCGCAATCACGGCTTATGAGCCAGGTAAAGAAATAAAAACCCTTTCTGAATCATTGGATGCGATTATCTCCCATTATAATAGTGCAAAAGGATATCTGGAAAATGGTGACCTGGAAAATTACGGGCGGGAAATGAAGGTAGTTGATACCCTCCTAGAAGACCTTGAAAAATCCTTACAAAAAGAAGGGACTTAG
- a CDS encoding UPF0175 family protein produces the protein MGTTITTRVPEDLEKKIEKISHIEHLDKSTVVRRLLNRAVQEWLIEDALTQYQEGKITIGRAARMVGIPLREMIAIASRKGIPFQYSLDDLREDFQAAENI, from the coding sequence ATGGGAACTACAATTACTACTCGAGTGCCTGAAGACCTTGAAAAGAAAATCGAAAAAATCTCTCATATAGAACATTTAGATAAATCAACCGTGGTACGCCGACTTCTGAATAGGGCAGTGCAAGAATGGCTGATAGAGGATGCTTTGACTCAGTACCAAGAAGGGAAGATTACCATCGGAAGGGCAGCCAGAATGGTTGGTATACCGCTGCGTGAGATGATAGCCATTGCATCCAGGAAGGGGATACCTTTCCAATACAGCTTGGACGATCTGAGAGAAGACTTTCAGGCAGCAGAGAACATATGA
- a CDS encoding sodium-translocating pyrophosphatase: protein MDYSTLVYLAPLAGLLSITFAGIFARTVLKHDPGTEEMRKIAGAIQEGAMAYLNRQYRTIAIVAVILAVVMFLALPKESGMNLKTTVGFLAGAISSALAGYIGMNVSVRANVRTANKAKEGLQGAMDVAFKGGAVTGLAVVGLALLGTSGFYILFGDVDMVIGFGFGASLISLFARVGGGIFTKAADVGADLVGKIEAGIPEDDPRNAGVIADNVGDNVGDCAGMGADLFETYVVTALAAMLLGGLVIDQFPNAILFPLMLGSSAIVASIIAVFFVKIGDDGKIMKALYKGVAVAAIISLVLFYFVNDILMGDIKFYYSALIGTLIMVLIVIITEYYTSGSFRPVKSIADSSQTGAGTNIITGLAVGLESTGLPVIVIATGILGAFYVGGGFIDGQEIVGMYSIAIAAAAMLSTTGIIVALDSYGPITDNAGGIAEMANLPEETRKTTDALDSVGNTTKAVTKGYAIGSAGLGALALFADFTNKVDLNASDLSLSNPLVLVGLFIGGLLPFLFSAVTMKAVGKAAFEVVNEVRRQFREIPGIMEGTAKPEYGKCVDIVTKAAIREMALPGIMAIGVPLAVGMLLGKEALAGMLIGIIVVGLMMALMMANGGGAWDNAKKLIEDGAYGGKGSEAHKAAIVGDTVGDPFKDTSGPALNALIKVVNMIAILFSALFINSGLF, encoded by the coding sequence ATGGATTATTCAACTTTAGTATATCTTGCCCCACTGGCAGGATTACTTAGTATTACATTTGCAGGCATATTTGCACGGACCGTCCTTAAGCACGATCCAGGTACAGAAGAAATGCGAAAGATTGCAGGCGCAATTCAGGAAGGTGCCATGGCGTATCTGAATCGACAGTACAGGACTATTGCAATAGTCGCGGTGATTCTGGCAGTTGTCATGTTTTTGGCACTGCCAAAAGAAAGCGGAATGAACCTGAAGACCACGGTCGGATTCCTGGCCGGAGCCATAAGTTCGGCACTTGCCGGATATATCGGCATGAACGTCTCGGTCAGGGCCAATGTCAGGACCGCAAACAAAGCCAAAGAAGGCTTGCAGGGTGCCATGGATGTGGCATTCAAGGGCGGCGCTGTCACAGGTCTGGCTGTTGTTGGTCTGGCACTGCTGGGTACAAGCGGTTTTTACATATTGTTCGGCGATGTTGACATGGTAATTGGCTTCGGTTTCGGTGCCAGTCTAATAAGCCTGTTCGCCAGGGTAGGCGGCGGTATATTCACCAAGGCAGCCGATGTAGGTGCTGACCTGGTAGGCAAGATTGAGGCAGGCATTCCCGAGGATGACCCGCGAAATGCTGGCGTCATAGCAGATAACGTAGGCGACAATGTTGGCGATTGTGCAGGTATGGGAGCCGACCTGTTCGAAACCTATGTGGTGACTGCACTGGCAGCAATGCTGCTTGGCGGACTTGTCATTGACCAGTTCCCTAATGCAATTCTGTTCCCGCTAATGCTGGGTTCATCTGCCATTGTGGCATCCATCATTGCAGTGTTCTTTGTCAAGATTGGAGATGACGGGAAGATTATGAAGGCACTGTACAAAGGCGTGGCTGTTGCGGCTATAATTAGTCTTGTACTGTTCTATTTCGTGAACGATATACTGATGGGAGATATCAAATTCTATTACTCTGCCCTTATCGGCACGCTCATTATGGTTCTGATAGTAATAATTACCGAGTACTACACATCCGGTTCATTCAGGCCTGTGAAATCCATCGCAGATTCCTCACAGACCGGTGCCGGTACAAATATCATTACCGGTCTGGCCGTGGGTTTAGAGAGTACGGGCCTGCCTGTTATCGTGATAGCCACTGGTATACTGGGAGCATTCTATGTTGGCGGTGGTTTTATCGATGGACAGGAAATCGTCGGTATGTATAGCATAGCAATCGCAGCAGCTGCCATGCTCTCCACCACAGGCATCATCGTTGCCCTTGATTCGTACGGTCCAATTACCGATAATGCGGGCGGTATTGCCGAGATGGCAAACCTGCCAGAAGAAACCAGGAAGACCACCGATGCCCTTGACAGTGTAGGTAACACCACTAAAGCAGTGACCAAGGGATATGCTATTGGTTCTGCGGGACTGGGCGCACTGGCCCTGTTCGCGGACTTCACAAACAAAGTGGATCTAAATGCAAGTGACCTTAGTCTTTCCAATCCGCTTGTGCTGGTAGGTCTGTTCATTGGTGGACTGCTTCCATTCCTGTTCAGTGCAGTTACTATGAAAGCAGTCGGAAAAGCCGCATTTGAAGTGGTCAACGAGGTCAGGCGCCAGTTCAGGGAAATACCCGGCATCATGGAAGGCACAGCCAAACCTGAATACGGTAAGTGTGTAGACATCGTTACAAAAGCTGCCATCAGGGAAATGGCACTCCCCGGCATAATGGCTATTGGTGTACCCCTGGCTGTTGGAATGCTACTTGGTAAAGAAGCACTGGCCGGCATGCTTATCGGTATCATTGTAGTTGGCTTGATGATGGCCCTGATGATGGCTAATGGCGGAGGCGCATGGGATAATGCCAAAAAGCTTATCGAGGACGGTGCATATGGCGGCAAAGGCTCAGAGGCTCACAAAGCTGCCATAGTAGGCGATAC
- a CDS encoding DUF2111 domain-containing protein, whose translation MAELEINENSTSEELESIAIALYGIIGLPITMRSKNHKGVRIEGSKVVDYNYTGEYLEEGLKTGNIIHGLAKSGPYKDMPVIVSPIKNKAGKTIAVIGAVNLSGFIDLARF comes from the coding sequence ATGGCAGAACTTGAGATTAATGAAAATTCCACGAGTGAAGAACTGGAATCCATCGCCATTGCATTATATGGGATTATCGGGCTTCCGATCACGATGAGGAGTAAAAACCACAAGGGTGTAAGGATCGAAGGCAGTAAAGTGGTTGATTATAATTATACAGGTGAATATCTTGAGGAAGGATTGAAAACAGGAAATATTATTCATGGATTGGCTAAAAGTGGACCCTATAAGGATATGCCTGTAATAGTTTCACCCATAAAAAATAAGGCCGGTAAAACAATAGCAGTGATTGGAGCCGTAAATCTTTCCGGTTTTATTGATCTGGCGCGATTCTAA